One window of Thermocoleostomius sinensis A174 genomic DNA carries:
- a CDS encoding M16 family metallopeptidase: MPSYQTVTHSFQNRTVHRTELHNGMVVLVVENPAADIVATRMFIRAGSRYEPLHQAGLSHLWAAVLTKGTDRLSSQDIAERIESVGAGLGTDSATDYCLLSLKTVSSDFPEILQLAAELLQSPSFPDAEVELERRLTLQGIRSMQEQPFSVANNQLRYAIYQHHPYALPGLGTEATVAQLDRSALQQYHQTYVRPDNLVVSIAGRITSQQAIDLVDQYFGNWQPPQQNGQLVPLPSLTLPKVTANPTQVITLRDTQQAIVMLGYLTNSVHSADHLALKLLNTYLGSGLSSRLFVELREKRGLAYEVSAFYPTRIDTSHFVTYMGTAPENAGIAQEGLRYEVDRLCTTLLTPEELQTAKNKLLGQYALGKQTNGQIAQVLGWYEILGLGVGYDETFQQNVAALTAEQIQQVARRYFTEPYLSIVGPETAIALLNTVPV, from the coding sequence ATGCCTAGTTATCAAACCGTTACTCATTCGTTCCAAAATCGCACCGTTCATCGAACCGAACTGCACAACGGCATGGTGGTTTTGGTAGTGGAAAACCCCGCCGCCGATATTGTGGCGACACGCATGTTCATTCGAGCGGGCAGTCGCTATGAGCCGCTGCATCAAGCAGGACTCTCGCATCTGTGGGCCGCCGTCCTCACCAAGGGAACCGATCGCCTGTCGTCTCAAGATATTGCTGAACGAATTGAGTCGGTTGGGGCTGGGCTGGGCACAGACTCGGCAACCGATTATTGCCTCCTGAGTTTGAAAACGGTCTCGTCTGACTTTCCCGAAATTCTGCAACTGGCGGCAGAGTTGTTGCAATCACCCTCGTTTCCTGATGCAGAGGTGGAATTAGAGCGGCGGTTAACCCTACAAGGCATTCGCTCGATGCAGGAACAGCCGTTTTCTGTCGCCAACAATCAATTGCGCTACGCCATCTATCAACACCACCCCTACGCCCTACCAGGATTGGGCACCGAAGCAACGGTGGCTCAACTCGATCGCTCGGCATTGCAGCAGTACCATCAAACCTATGTTCGTCCCGATAATCTGGTGGTCAGCATTGCCGGACGCATTACGTCTCAGCAGGCGATCGATCTGGTGGATCAGTATTTTGGCAATTGGCAACCACCACAGCAGAACGGACAGCTTGTGCCGTTGCCCAGCCTGACTCTCCCTAAAGTCACGGCAAACCCGACTCAGGTCATCACCCTACGCGATACGCAACAGGCGATCGTGATGTTGGGATATCTCACTAATTCGGTTCACAGTGCCGATCACTTGGCTCTAAAACTGCTGAATACCTATTTGGGGAGTGGTTTATCAAGTCGGCTGTTTGTGGAACTGCGAGAAAAGCGAGGGCTGGCTTACGAAGTGTCGGCTTTTTATCCCACTCGCATCGACACGTCGCATTTTGTCACGTATATGGGCACGGCTCCCGAAAACGCGGGCATCGCTCAGGAAGGATTACGATACGAAGTCGATCGCCTGTGCACGACGTTGCTGACGCCTGAAGAACTGCAAACGGCTAAGAATAAGCTGCTGGGTCAATACGCCTTGGGCAAGCAAACGAATGGGCAAATTGCGCAAGTTCTCGGCTGGTATGAGATTCTAGGACTAGGCGTTGGTTATGATGAAACGTTTCAACAGAATGTGGCTGCTCTCACGGCCGAGCAAATTCAGCAAGTAGCGCGGCGCTATTTCACCGAACCTTACTTATCAATTGTGGGCCCCGAAACCGCTATTGCGCTGCTGAACACTGTTCCAGTTTAA
- a CDS encoding FAD-dependent monooxygenase gives MTQVVVVGAGPAGATLSRLLLQRGISVQLVEASRTFRRSFRGEGLMPSGLESLQQMGLSSVLDRVPHQALHAWEFIINQRRLFRVEEPIEPGSPPCTLVSQPALLEALIQEASTFPQFAWMPGTRVQDLVWHGSRVVGVKLTDGRKLLADLVIGTDGRNSIVRQRANLALQSSPGATHSFNILWFKLADSPDFGTENNFYSIVQGCHAFGLFRSSEGNLQIGWALRNTEANTWKQTNWVEKLAAASPNWLSEHLRLHSDTLEGPVLLTVVVGHCPQWSVPGVLLLGDAAHPMSPIRAQGINMALRDVIVAVNYLVKPLQQRNWEAIDAALPQIQAEREPEIIRVQQLQAQEAAQADLLEKTELFPWIVSQLAPLLRPPIRFAWLRRQRQLRQGVTQVRLRTEG, from the coding sequence ATGACTCAAGTTGTCGTTGTTGGAGCCGGGCCAGCCGGGGCTACCCTATCGCGGTTGCTGCTGCAACGGGGCATCTCGGTGCAACTTGTGGAAGCGTCTCGCACATTTCGACGATCGTTTCGAGGCGAAGGGCTGATGCCCAGCGGCTTAGAGTCCCTGCAACAGATGGGTCTCTCCTCCGTGCTCGATCGAGTACCTCATCAAGCGTTACATGCCTGGGAATTTATCATCAATCAGCGACGGTTATTCCGGGTCGAAGAACCGATCGAACCCGGCAGCCCACCCTGCACTTTGGTGTCGCAGCCCGCTTTACTAGAAGCTCTAATTCAGGAAGCCAGCACCTTTCCCCAGTTTGCATGGATGCCAGGAACACGAGTACAGGATTTGGTCTGGCATGGCTCGCGAGTTGTTGGCGTCAAGCTGACAGACGGACGCAAGTTGCTCGCTGACCTAGTGATCGGTACCGATGGGCGCAACTCGATCGTGCGGCAACGGGCCAATTTAGCACTGCAATCTTCACCAGGAGCCACTCATTCGTTTAATATCCTCTGGTTCAAGCTGGCAGACAGTCCTGACTTTGGAACTGAGAATAATTTCTACTCGATTGTGCAGGGTTGCCATGCCTTTGGACTATTTCGCAGTTCTGAAGGGAATCTGCAAATTGGTTGGGCGTTGCGTAATACTGAAGCCAACACCTGGAAGCAAACCAACTGGGTTGAGAAATTGGCGGCTGCCTCACCTAATTGGCTATCCGAGCACCTTCGGTTGCACTCCGATACCCTGGAAGGGCCAGTATTGCTAACGGTTGTAGTAGGGCACTGTCCGCAGTGGTCGGTTCCAGGAGTGTTGCTGCTGGGAGATGCGGCTCATCCCATGTCACCGATTCGCGCCCAAGGCATCAACATGGCGTTGCGAGATGTGATTGTAGCGGTTAATTATCTAGTCAAACCTTTGCAGCAGAGAAATTGGGAGGCGATCGATGCAGCCTTGCCTCAGATTCAAGCAGAGCGAGAACCAGAAATCATTCGAGTGCAACAGCTTCAAGCTCAGGAAGCGGCTCAGGCAGATTTATTAGAAAAAACCGAACTGTTCCCATGGATTGTTAGCCAGCTTGCGCCCCTATTGCGGCCTCCGATTCGATTCGCGTGGCTGCGACGGCAGCGGCAGTTACGTCAAGGGGTCACTCAGGTGAGGCTGAGGACTGAGGGCTGA
- a CDS encoding M16 family metallopeptidase has translation MVVLLRTESPVHTFLAHHCQLENGLTLIHQQIPAAPVVTVDVWVRAGAATEPEPWAGMAHFLEHMIFKGTDRLAPGMFDQIIESRGGVTNAATSHDYAHFYINTAAADLPETLPCLADLLLNAAIPDQEFDLERDVVLEEIRQSLDDPDALGFQALLETTFQRHPYGRSILGDAAGLLERSPDEMRCFHHTHYQPENMTVVIVGDIAWDVTVELVQRHFSRFAPRAICPVPELVVEPPLTEIRRQELGLPHIGSARLMMAWVGPGAEQLHRAYGLDLLSVLLSGGRTSRLVRELREERQLVQDISSGFSLQRDSSLFTVTAWLDPAHLDQVEAIVGDRLAELSAVPVSELELRRYQRLLCNDYAFSTETTNQLAGLYGYYSTIAQPELSAVYPHVIQAIEPDELSQLAAQYLSPYRYAATVVRPC, from the coding sequence TTGGTTGTACTTCTCAGAACCGAATCGCCCGTTCACACGTTTTTAGCCCATCATTGTCAGTTAGAGAATGGACTGACCCTGATTCATCAGCAAATTCCTGCTGCCCCTGTTGTCACTGTAGATGTTTGGGTTCGGGCTGGGGCCGCCACTGAACCCGAGCCGTGGGCAGGCATGGCACATTTTTTGGAGCACATGATCTTTAAAGGGACCGATCGATTGGCTCCTGGCATGTTTGACCAAATCATTGAAAGTCGGGGCGGAGTGACCAATGCCGCCACCAGCCATGATTACGCTCACTTTTACATCAACACCGCCGCTGCCGATTTACCCGAAACCTTGCCCTGCTTGGCAGATTTGTTGTTGAATGCTGCCATCCCCGATCAAGAGTTTGACCTAGAGCGGGATGTGGTGCTGGAGGAAATCCGACAGTCTTTGGATGATCCGGACGCTCTGGGATTTCAAGCGCTATTGGAGACCACATTTCAACGCCATCCCTATGGCCGATCGATTCTAGGCGATGCCGCTGGATTGTTGGAGCGATCGCCAGACGAAATGCGCTGCTTTCACCACACGCATTATCAACCCGAAAATATGACAGTGGTCATAGTAGGCGATATTGCGTGGGATGTAACCGTTGAACTGGTGCAGCGTCACTTCAGTCGATTTGCCCCTCGTGCTATTTGCCCTGTGCCAGAGTTGGTGGTTGAGCCACCCCTGACCGAGATTCGTCGCCAAGAGTTGGGCTTGCCGCACATTGGTTCTGCCCGGTTGATGATGGCCTGGGTTGGACCTGGAGCCGAGCAGTTACACCGTGCCTATGGGCTAGATCTTTTGTCGGTGCTGCTATCGGGGGGACGGACTTCGCGATTGGTGCGGGAGTTGCGCGAAGAACGGCAGTTGGTACAAGATATCAGCAGCGGCTTTTCACTCCAGCGAGATTCGAGCTTGTTTACGGTGACGGCGTGGCTTGATCCAGCCCATCTTGATCAAGTGGAGGCGATCGTAGGCGATCGGTTGGCAGAACTGTCAGCGGTTCCGGTTAGTGAACTAGAACTGCGACGCTATCAGCGGCTTCTGTGCAATGACTATGCGTTTTCCACCGAAACCACAAACCAACTTGCCGGACTGTACGGCTATTACAGCACCATTGCCCAACCAGAACTATCGGCTGTTTATCCGCATGTGATTCAGGCGATCGAACCAGACGAATTGAGCCAGTTGGCAGCACAATATCTATCTCCGTATCGCTATGCAGCAACTGTGGTGAGACCATGCTAA
- a CDS encoding glycosyltransferase, translating into MLGNPKIAVYYPAFLGGGAETVGLWMLEALQQNYDLTLFTLAAVDFDRLNALYGTSLSLQSVTVQSFFAGWLRPMVNSLIANNQHIRLLLFHWLLRSLKVHRDRYDLLISAYNAVDFGKPGLQYIHWIKVLETNAFYNQISNFSIERMKQNHSITNSYTVAEYIQQEYGCTANVLYPPVVLDTPNLSWEQKENAFICSGRITEAKQPHKVIAILKRVRQQGFDVKLYLTGGGGGAYAWKYQNFVKKLVKENADWITLYENLSYQAYAQILAKCRFGIHFKQEPFGISIAEMVKAGAIPFVRDQGGQIEIVGKQNHALMFRNEQEAVDKIVTVLRHSEQQKNLRLALNEQRNLFSTQRFMVELNHIVAACL; encoded by the coding sequence ATGTTAGGCAACCCCAAAATCGCAGTTTACTACCCAGCCTTTCTAGGTGGAGGCGCTGAAACCGTTGGACTTTGGATGCTGGAGGCACTTCAGCAAAACTATGACCTAACGCTGTTTACGCTGGCTGCGGTAGACTTCGATCGCCTCAATGCTCTCTATGGCACCAGCCTCTCGCTCCAGTCTGTTACAGTGCAGTCGTTTTTTGCTGGTTGGCTACGTCCGATGGTGAACAGTTTAATTGCCAACAATCAACATATTCGGCTGCTGCTGTTTCACTGGCTGCTTCGATCTCTAAAAGTCCATCGCGATCGCTATGATTTATTGATTTCTGCCTATAATGCGGTTGATTTTGGCAAACCAGGTTTGCAATATATCCACTGGATCAAAGTATTAGAAACGAATGCATTCTACAATCAAATTTCTAATTTTTCAATCGAGCGCATGAAGCAGAATCATTCGATCACTAACTCCTATACCGTTGCTGAGTATATTCAACAGGAATATGGCTGCACTGCTAACGTTCTTTATCCGCCAGTTGTGTTAGATACACCCAATCTTTCGTGGGAGCAAAAAGAAAATGCTTTCATTTGTAGCGGTCGCATTACAGAAGCCAAACAACCCCACAAAGTGATTGCCATTCTTAAACGAGTGCGCCAGCAGGGCTTTGATGTAAAGCTCTATCTAACTGGTGGCGGTGGCGGAGCCTATGCTTGGAAATATCAGAATTTTGTCAAAAAGCTAGTAAAAGAAAATGCTGACTGGATAACGCTCTATGAAAACTTATCCTATCAAGCCTATGCCCAGATATTAGCCAAGTGCCGTTTTGGCATTCATTTCAAGCAGGAACCTTTTGGCATTTCGATCGCAGAAATGGTAAAAGCAGGAGCCATTCCCTTTGTGCGCGATCAAGGAGGACAAATTGAAATTGTGGGTAAACAGAACCATGCTTTAATGTTTCGCAATGAGCAGGAAGCTGTTGATAAAATTGTTACGGTTTTGCGCCACTCTGAACAGCAAAAAAATCTGCGACTAGCATTAAATGAGCAGAGAAACCTGTTCTCTACTCAGCGGTTTATGGTTGAATTGAATCACATCGTAGCAGCATGTTTGTAA
- the ftsH2 gene encoding ATP-dependent zinc metalloprotease FtsH2, with translation MKISWRVILLWTLPALLIGFFVWQGAFATSPMNVGNNTASTRMTYGRFLDYLNQGRVTSVDLFDGGRTAIVEATDPELDDRVQRLRVDLPGNAPELISRLRTDHVNFDVHPPRNDGAFWGLIGNLIFPILLIGGLFFLFRRSSNVPGGPGQAMNFGKSRARFMMEAKTGVMFDDVAGIEEAKEELQEVVTFLKKPERFTAVGAKIPKGVLLVGPPGTGKTLLAKAIAGEAGVPFFSISGSEFVEMFVGVGASRVRDLFKKAKENAPCIIFIDEIDAVGRQRGAGIGGGNDEREQTLNQLLTEMDGFEGNTGIIIIAATNRPDVLDSALLRPGRFDRQVMVDAPDIKGRLEVLQVHARNKKIAPEVSLEAIARRTPGFTGADLANLLNEAAILTARRRKESITMLEIDDAVDRVVAGMEGTPLVDSKSKRLIAYHEIGHALVGTLLQHHDPVQKVTLIPRGQAQGLTWFMPNEEQGLVSRAQLLARISGALGGRAAEQVIFGDAEVTTGAGGDLQQVTGMARQMVTRFGMSDLGPVSLESQQGEVFLGRDWMSRSDYSEEIAARIDAQVRTIVEHCYEVACRLIRDNRIVIDRLVDLLIEKETIDGEEFRQIVAEYTVVPEKEQYVPQL, from the coding sequence ATGAAAATTTCCTGGAGAGTAATTCTTCTCTGGACGTTGCCAGCCTTATTGATAGGTTTCTTCGTCTGGCAAGGCGCATTTGCTACATCCCCGATGAACGTGGGCAATAATACGGCTAGCACGCGCATGACCTACGGCCGCTTTCTGGATTATCTTAATCAAGGTCGAGTCACCAGTGTTGATTTGTTTGATGGTGGACGAACAGCCATCGTGGAGGCGACCGATCCAGAGTTGGACGATCGGGTACAGCGCTTGCGGGTAGACCTGCCGGGCAACGCGCCGGAATTAATTTCTAGGCTGAGAACTGATCATGTAAATTTTGACGTACATCCACCCCGCAATGATGGCGCTTTCTGGGGCCTCATTGGTAACTTGATCTTCCCCATTCTGCTAATTGGTGGACTGTTCTTTCTGTTCCGTCGCTCTAGCAACGTTCCGGGTGGCCCTGGTCAAGCAATGAACTTCGGTAAATCTCGCGCCCGCTTCATGATGGAAGCTAAAACGGGTGTGATGTTTGACGATGTCGCTGGCATTGAAGAAGCCAAAGAAGAACTGCAAGAAGTGGTCACCTTCTTGAAAAAACCAGAGCGCTTTACCGCCGTGGGAGCCAAAATTCCTAAGGGTGTTCTCCTAGTTGGACCACCGGGAACGGGCAAAACGTTGCTCGCCAAGGCGATCGCCGGGGAAGCAGGAGTGCCCTTCTTCAGCATTTCTGGCTCTGAGTTTGTGGAGATGTTTGTGGGAGTGGGAGCTTCTCGTGTCCGCGATTTATTCAAGAAGGCGAAGGAGAACGCCCCCTGCATTATCTTTATTGATGAAATTGACGCCGTGGGTCGGCAGCGGGGGGCTGGTATTGGCGGTGGCAACGACGAGCGCGAACAAACCCTCAACCAGTTGCTGACCGAGATGGACGGGTTCGAGGGCAACACGGGCATTATCATCATTGCTGCTACCAACCGTCCCGATGTGCTGGATTCAGCGCTGCTGCGTCCGGGTCGCTTCGATCGCCAAGTGATGGTCGATGCACCGGATATCAAGGGTCGATTGGAAGTGCTGCAAGTGCACGCTCGCAACAAGAAGATTGCGCCAGAAGTGTCTCTAGAGGCGATCGCTCGTCGTACACCCGGTTTCACTGGGGCTGATTTGGCGAATCTGTTGAATGAGGCAGCTATTCTCACGGCCCGCCGTCGCAAGGAAAGCATTACAATGTTGGAAATTGACGATGCAGTCGATCGAGTAGTAGCTGGCATGGAAGGGACACCACTGGTAGACAGCAAGAGCAAGCGCTTGATTGCTTACCACGAAATTGGTCATGCTCTGGTAGGAACGCTGTTGCAACACCACGATCCGGTTCAGAAAGTTACTCTAATTCCGCGTGGACAGGCGCAGGGGTTGACTTGGTTTATGCCAAATGAGGAGCAAGGCTTGGTCTCGCGGGCACAGCTACTAGCTCGTATTTCTGGTGCGTTGGGTGGTCGGGCCGCAGAGCAGGTGATTTTTGGTGATGCGGAAGTCACCACCGGGGCAGGCGGTGACTTGCAGCAGGTAACGGGCATGGCGCGGCAGATGGTGACGCGGTTCGGCATGTCTGACCTTGGACCAGTTTCGCTGGAAAGCCAGCAGGGTGAAGTGTTCCTGGGACGGGATTGGATGTCGCGCTCGGACTATTCGGAAGAGATTGCCGCTCGGATTGATGCCCAAGTCCGCACAATCGTGGAACACTGCTATGAAGTGGCCTGCCGTTTGATTCGTGACAATCGGATCGTAATCGATCGCTTGGTCGATCTCTTGATTGAAAAAGAAACGATTGATGGCGAAGAATTCCGCCAGATTGTGGCAGAGTACACGGTTGTGCCTGAGAAGGAGCAGTACGTGCCGCAACTGTAA
- a CDS encoding ParM/StbA family protein: MAGRQPVVASPITVLSVDLGRTSTKTCISRDPDQVVLIPANVAHLTVEQVRRGGFESQSTDPLLDIWLEYQGRGFAIGQLAADFGANLGVGQSKVEDALVKVLACVGFFQLQGEIAVVLGLPYYSQEQFDREKELLNSLVRSPHIMNYRGEPVSVDIKHVWIMPEGFGSLIWSEAQDKKASSPDFPNLSVAVVDIGHQTTDFLMVDRFRFARGASKSEPFAMSQFYDQVATQIQGADSQSLSLIEAVHRPEGERFFRPRGATKPTNLDDILPSLRKSFARELSDRLVAWLPERVTDVIVSGGGGEFFWSELRPLLREARLKGHLAKPSRQANALGQYIYGEAQMMALITKSTATQP, from the coding sequence ATGGCTGGCAGGCAACCTGTTGTTGCTTCTCCGATCACTGTTCTCAGTGTGGATCTGGGTCGAACGTCCACCAAGACTTGTATTAGTCGCGATCCAGATCAAGTGGTGTTGATTCCGGCAAACGTCGCTCACTTAACGGTGGAGCAAGTGCGTCGGGGTGGCTTTGAATCACAGTCAACCGATCCGCTGTTGGATATTTGGCTGGAATATCAAGGGCGAGGATTTGCGATCGGTCAATTGGCGGCTGATTTTGGAGCCAATTTGGGTGTGGGTCAATCTAAGGTGGAAGATGCATTGGTGAAGGTGTTGGCCTGTGTCGGATTCTTTCAGCTACAAGGAGAAATTGCTGTGGTGTTGGGGCTGCCCTATTATTCTCAGGAGCAATTCGATCGCGAAAAGGAACTGCTGAACAGCTTGGTGCGATCGCCCCATATCATGAACTATCGGGGAGAGCCAGTTTCAGTAGACATCAAGCATGTGTGGATAATGCCAGAAGGGTTTGGCAGTTTAATTTGGAGCGAGGCCCAGGACAAAAAAGCCTCTAGTCCCGATTTTCCCAACCTCTCTGTAGCAGTTGTGGATATTGGACACCAGACGACCGATTTTCTCATGGTCGATCGCTTTCGTTTTGCTAGGGGTGCATCCAAAAGTGAACCCTTTGCCATGAGCCAGTTCTATGACCAAGTGGCAACACAAATTCAAGGGGCAGATAGCCAGTCGCTGTCGTTAATTGAAGCAGTGCATCGCCCCGAAGGCGAACGGTTTTTCCGGCCGCGTGGAGCCACTAAGCCTACCAATTTAGACGATATTTTGCCGAGTTTGCGCAAAAGCTTTGCCCGTGAATTGTCCGATCGCCTAGTAGCTTGGCTGCCAGAGCGGGTCACAGATGTGATTGTCAGCGGTGGTGGTGGCGAATTCTTCTGGAGTGAACTGCGGCCACTGTTGCGCGAAGCTCGGCTGAAGGGACATCTGGCCAAACCGTCGCGGCAAGCCAATGCTTTGGGACAGTATATTTATGGAGAAGCACAAATGATGGCACTGATAACCAAATCAACCGCGACACAGCCCTGA